A single window of Rhodococcus jostii RHA1 DNA harbors:
- a CDS encoding YifB family Mg chelatase-like AAA ATPase: MALGRAHSVAVTGVDGQLVEIEADIGRGLPAVHLVGLPDTELQEARDRIRAAVANSGEEWPDSKVILALSPATLPKVGSVYDLALVAAVLDAAKQVKRQRLRETVLLGELALDGRLRSVRGILPAVLAAKNAGWATVVVPVQSLPEAGLVGGVEVLGAHDLRAAIAWLREERDLEYPEPAQWVAQPVRADLSEVVGQAEARWAIEVAAAGAHHLMLTGPPGVGKTMLAQRLPGVLPPLTESESLEVTAIHSVAGLLPPERPLIDVPPFIAPHHTASVSALVGGGSGVAKPGAVSRAHRGVLFLDECAEIGTKVLEALRTPLEDGEVRIARRDGVARYPARFQLILAANPCPCAPAREADCVCAPTARRRYLGKLSGPLMDRVDLRVRMQAVATGAFKDEVGESTEDVRQRVAEARAAAGERWSDYGWRTNAEVPGPTLRQKFRLARPALAPVERALRKGLITARGADRALRVAWTVSDLAGLDMPGPEQVVTALGFRDRSFQ; the protein is encoded by the coding sequence ATGGCACTGGGGCGAGCACACTCGGTGGCCGTGACCGGGGTCGACGGTCAACTGGTCGAGATCGAGGCCGATATCGGCCGCGGACTCCCCGCGGTGCATCTGGTCGGGCTGCCGGACACCGAGCTGCAGGAGGCTCGGGACCGGATCAGGGCCGCGGTGGCGAACTCGGGCGAGGAGTGGCCGGATTCGAAGGTGATCCTCGCGCTGTCGCCGGCGACGCTGCCGAAGGTCGGCTCGGTCTACGATCTCGCCCTCGTCGCTGCCGTGCTGGACGCGGCAAAGCAGGTGAAGCGGCAGCGGCTGCGCGAGACCGTTCTGCTCGGAGAACTCGCGCTGGACGGGCGGCTCCGGTCGGTGCGCGGGATTCTGCCTGCGGTGCTCGCGGCGAAGAATGCGGGGTGGGCGACGGTGGTCGTCCCGGTGCAGTCGCTGCCCGAGGCAGGGCTGGTCGGTGGTGTCGAGGTGCTCGGCGCGCACGACCTGCGGGCGGCGATCGCGTGGCTGCGGGAGGAGCGGGATCTCGAGTATCCGGAGCCGGCGCAGTGGGTTGCGCAACCGGTGCGCGCCGATCTGAGCGAGGTGGTGGGTCAGGCAGAGGCGCGCTGGGCCATCGAGGTGGCGGCGGCGGGAGCGCACCACCTGATGCTCACCGGCCCACCCGGCGTGGGGAAGACGATGCTGGCGCAACGACTTCCCGGGGTTCTGCCCCCGCTCACCGAGAGTGAATCGCTCGAGGTGACAGCAATCCACTCCGTGGCCGGGCTCCTGCCGCCCGAGCGTCCCCTCATCGACGTGCCGCCGTTCATCGCACCCCACCACACCGCGTCCGTGAGCGCACTCGTCGGCGGGGGAAGCGGGGTCGCGAAGCCCGGCGCGGTCAGTCGCGCCCACCGAGGGGTGCTGTTTCTCGACGAGTGCGCCGAGATCGGAACCAAGGTCCTCGAAGCTCTGCGGACCCCGCTCGAGGACGGGGAGGTGCGAATCGCGCGCCGGGACGGGGTCGCCCGCTATCCGGCGCGCTTCCAGCTGATCCTCGCGGCCAATCCGTGCCCGTGCGCGCCCGCGCGGGAAGCCGACTGCGTGTGCGCACCGACTGCCCGGCGACGCTACCTCGGGAAGCTGTCGGGACCGCTGATGGATCGGGTGGATCTGCGGGTGCGGATGCAGGCCGTCGCGACCGGAGCGTTCAAAGACGAGGTCGGGGAGAGCACCGAGGACGTCCGCCAGCGGGTGGCGGAGGCGCGGGCGGCCGCCGGCGAGCGGTGGAGCGACTACGGCTGGCGCACCAACGCGGAGGTGCCCGGACCGACCCTGCGGCAGAAGTTCCGGTTGGCACGGCCCGCGCTGGCGCCGGTGGAGCGTGCGCTACGGAAGGGACTGATCACGGCCCGGGGCGCCGATCGGGCGTTGCGAGTGGCCTGGACCGTGAGCGATCTGGCGGGACTCGACATGCCGGGCCCGGAGCAGGTGGTCACCGCGTTGGGGTTTCGTGATCGGAGCTTTCAGTGA
- a CDS encoding Lrp/AsnC family transcriptional regulator, protein MTVELDSKLIAALQSNGRATYRELAATVGAPRAAVSTRVQTLLDTGTVSVVAVAHPELLGLKAMAHVSVAVSGPVGPVAEALCASEAAVYISAVSGQYNIIAELRVPNQRDLYDAIAAIRAEPGVRTVNTLFYADVIKGIFMPKSALRADVRLDAKDVALIELLERNGRMPFLELAERTGLSPSAARNRVNHLIDSTALRVGAVVRRRGGGRTLAMGIGVSLGSRDREACAQIEDLPGIEFLARTLGRFDLIGTVAADSSGDLYALAEHIRTIDGVMALETWTHLEVFKEHYARSLDVRG, encoded by the coding sequence ATGACTGTCGAACTGGATTCCAAGCTCATCGCGGCGTTGCAGTCGAACGGTCGCGCAACCTATCGGGAGCTCGCCGCGACCGTGGGCGCACCCCGCGCCGCGGTGTCCACGCGCGTCCAGACGCTGCTCGACACGGGCACGGTGAGTGTCGTTGCCGTCGCACACCCCGAGTTGCTGGGCCTCAAGGCGATGGCACACGTGTCCGTCGCCGTGTCGGGGCCGGTGGGTCCCGTCGCCGAGGCACTCTGCGCGTCGGAGGCGGCCGTCTACATTTCCGCTGTGAGCGGGCAGTACAACATCATCGCCGAACTGCGCGTCCCCAACCAGCGGGACCTCTACGACGCCATCGCCGCGATCCGTGCGGAACCCGGTGTCCGCACCGTCAACACGCTGTTCTACGCCGATGTCATCAAGGGAATCTTCATGCCCAAGAGCGCATTACGGGCCGACGTCCGACTGGACGCAAAAGACGTCGCGCTCATCGAGTTACTGGAACGGAACGGGCGGATGCCGTTTCTGGAACTGGCCGAACGCACCGGGCTCTCACCGAGTGCGGCGCGGAATCGCGTGAACCATCTGATCGACAGCACCGCGTTGCGCGTCGGAGCCGTCGTGAGGCGCCGCGGTGGCGGCAGAACCCTCGCCATGGGCATCGGTGTCAGCCTCGGATCGCGGGACCGGGAGGCGTGCGCGCAGATCGAGGACCTGCCGGGTATCGAGTTCCTGGCGCGGACACTCGGCAGATTCGACCTGATCGGCACGGTCGCCGCCGACTCGTCGGGTGACCTCTACGCCCTTGCCGAACACATCCGGACGATCGACGGTGTGATGGCCCTGGAGACCTGGACGCATCTCGAGGTGTTCAAGGAGCACTACGCCCGTAGCCTCGACGTCCGCGGATAG
- a CDS encoding MFS transporter, translated as MSHDTQIAKARKAGFAAFVGTTIEWYDFYVYATAAALVFGEIFFPSDTDRLTGIAAAFATYAVGFFARPLGGIVFGHVGDRVGRRTALVVTLTLMGAGTFLIGALPTYAQIGFWAPLLLVMLRFVQGFAVGGEWGGAVLMAVEHAPEDKKTFYGGFAQLGNPAGALLATGFFSVLSTFGDDALRDWAWRLPFLCSALLIGVGLLVRLKVEESPVFESEVQTATEPEALPLKYAIVTNWRPILLGMGILPVAVGGYYLVTTFITAYATDPDVGLSETLVLNALSVAAVVELIATLGVAWLGDKVGRIRVVIYGLLAVAVLAAPQFLVLTSGSVVLIFLTFAVMRLVLAATYGPIAAVLSQMFRPQARYTSISLAYQGAGAIFGGLSPLVSTLMYQATGSVWPVIGLLIGMCAVSILCLLVAPQHVDHVDGESDESVGDLGAARAGASS; from the coding sequence ATGAGTCACGACACTCAGATCGCCAAGGCCCGCAAGGCGGGTTTCGCGGCCTTCGTCGGCACCACCATCGAGTGGTACGACTTCTACGTGTACGCCACGGCGGCGGCCCTGGTGTTCGGTGAGATCTTCTTCCCCTCCGACACCGACCGCCTGACCGGCATCGCCGCCGCGTTCGCCACCTATGCGGTGGGCTTCTTCGCCCGCCCGCTCGGCGGCATCGTCTTCGGACACGTCGGCGACCGGGTCGGCCGGCGGACGGCGCTCGTCGTGACACTCACCCTGATGGGCGCGGGCACGTTCCTGATCGGTGCGCTGCCGACATACGCGCAGATCGGGTTCTGGGCGCCGCTGCTGCTCGTGATGCTGCGTTTCGTGCAGGGTTTCGCGGTGGGCGGCGAATGGGGTGGCGCCGTGCTGATGGCCGTCGAACACGCGCCCGAGGACAAGAAGACGTTCTACGGCGGATTCGCACAGCTGGGCAACCCCGCAGGCGCGCTGCTCGCCACCGGGTTCTTCAGTGTCCTCTCGACCTTCGGCGACGACGCCCTGCGGGACTGGGCGTGGCGGCTGCCGTTCCTGTGCTCGGCGCTCCTGATCGGCGTGGGGTTGCTGGTGCGACTGAAGGTGGAGGAATCCCCCGTCTTCGAGTCCGAGGTGCAGACGGCGACCGAACCCGAAGCGCTGCCGCTGAAGTACGCCATCGTCACCAACTGGCGCCCGATCCTGCTCGGCATGGGCATCCTGCCCGTCGCGGTGGGCGGCTACTACCTCGTGACGACGTTCATCACGGCGTACGCCACCGACCCGGACGTCGGGCTGTCCGAGACACTCGTCCTCAACGCGCTCAGCGTTGCCGCGGTGGTGGAATTGATCGCCACGCTCGGAGTGGCGTGGCTCGGCGACAAGGTCGGCCGGATCCGCGTGGTGATCTACGGACTGCTGGCCGTCGCGGTGCTCGCCGCGCCACAGTTCCTGGTCCTGACGTCCGGGTCGGTGGTCCTGATCTTCCTGACCTTCGCCGTCATGCGGCTCGTCCTGGCCGCGACGTACGGTCCGATCGCGGCGGTGCTGTCGCAGATGTTCCGGCCGCAGGCCCGGTACACCAGCATCTCGCTCGCCTACCAGGGCGCCGGCGCGATCTTCGGTGGACTGTCGCCGTTGGTGTCCACGCTCATGTACCAGGCCACCGGCAGCGTGTGGCCGGTGATCGGCCTCCTGATCGGAATGTGCGCGGTCAGCATTCTCTGCCTGCTCGTGGCGCCGCAGCACGTCGATCACGTC
- a CDS encoding LLM class F420-dependent oxidoreductase, with amino-acid sequence MRLGLHALGIGTGARRAVIDSVAVAAENSGFATLWAGEHVVMVDRSESRYPYADDGRIAVPAVADWLDPMIGLSFAAAATHTIGVATGVLLLPEHNPVLMAKQAATLDLMSGGRLTLGVGIGWSREEFAALGIPFEGRGERAAEYVAAMRTLWRDDVATFEGAFVRVDSVRVNPKPVRDRRIPVVLGGNSDAALRRVAAWGDGWYGFSLDGVDAVTERIRTIHALCRDAGRDAEELRLAVALREVDPSDVDALAEAGVDELVLVESPPGDPGAAADWVASLARRWMPALG; translated from the coding sequence ATGCGCCTCGGGTTGCACGCACTCGGGATCGGCACCGGCGCTCGTCGCGCGGTGATCGACTCGGTCGCGGTTGCCGCCGAGAACAGCGGATTCGCCACGCTGTGGGCAGGCGAGCACGTCGTGATGGTGGACCGGTCGGAGTCGCGGTATCCGTACGCGGACGACGGCCGGATCGCGGTCCCCGCCGTCGCGGATTGGCTCGACCCGATGATCGGGCTGAGCTTCGCCGCCGCTGCCACCCACACGATCGGCGTTGCCACCGGAGTGTTGCTACTGCCCGAACACAATCCCGTCCTCATGGCCAAGCAGGCCGCGACGTTGGATCTGATGAGTGGGGGCCGGCTGACGCTCGGCGTGGGCATCGGATGGTCCCGGGAAGAATTCGCTGCGCTCGGCATTCCGTTCGAGGGACGTGGCGAGCGCGCCGCCGAATACGTTGCGGCGATGCGCACGCTGTGGCGTGACGACGTCGCGACGTTCGAGGGTGCGTTCGTCCGCGTCGATTCGGTGCGGGTCAATCCGAAACCCGTGCGTGATCGCCGGATTCCGGTCGTGCTCGGCGGCAACAGTGACGCGGCACTCCGCCGGGTCGCGGCGTGGGGTGACGGCTGGTACGGGTTCAGCCTGGACGGCGTCGACGCCGTCACCGAACGAATCCGGACGATCCACGCACTGTGCCGGGACGCAGGGCGCGACGCCGAGGAGTTGCGCCTGGCCGTAGCCTTGCGGGAAGTGGACCCCTCCGACGTCGATGCGCTGGCCGAGGCGGGAGTCGACGAACTCGTCCTCGTCGAGTCGCCACCCGGGGATCCCGGCGCGGCCGCCGACTGGGTGGCATCGCTCGCGCGCCGATGGATGCCCGCGCTCGGCTGA
- a CDS encoding YraN family protein yields the protein MAHNLALGAHGEDLAARYLTEAGMEIVDRNWRSRYGEVDLIAAEGDWLVFVEVKTRRGLGYGSPAEAVTFSKQRRIRLLAVEWLRDSGRHWSRVRFDVVAIMIGHGPQPQIEHVRDAF from the coding sequence GTGGCGCACAATCTCGCGCTTGGTGCACATGGGGAGGATCTGGCCGCCCGGTATCTCACCGAGGCGGGCATGGAGATCGTCGACCGGAACTGGCGATCCCGATACGGGGAAGTCGATCTCATTGCGGCAGAGGGAGACTGGCTCGTGTTCGTGGAGGTGAAGACACGGCGCGGCCTGGGATACGGCAGTCCGGCCGAGGCGGTGACGTTCTCGAAACAGCGCAGGATCCGCCTGTTGGCCGTGGAGTGGCTGCGGGACTCGGGCCGGCACTGGTCGCGGGTGCGGTTCGACGTGGTCGCGATCATGATCGGGCACGGTCCGCAGCCCCAGATCGAACACGTCCGGGATGCGTTCTGA
- a CDS encoding recombinase family protein: MDPQHKPTRALIVIRLSRLTDETTSPERQLEACERFCAARGWEVVGVAEDLDVSAGTTSPFERPSLSQWIGDGKDNPGRIGEFDTVVFYRVDRLVRRVRHLHDVIAWSERFDVNMVSATESHFDLSTTIGALIAQLVASFAEMELEGISQRATSAHRHNVQLGKFVGGSPPFGYMPEETPDGWRLVHDPDVVPIILEVVDRVLEGEPLRRITDDLNARGATTARDLVKQRKGKETEGHKWHSNVLKRRLMSPAMLGYALRREPLTDSKGKPKLSAKGAKLYGPEEIVRGPDGLPVQRAEPILPKPLFDRVVAELEARELQKEPTKRINSMLLRVLYCGVCGQPVYRAKGQGGRSDRYRCRSIQDGANCGNPSVLTYELDDLVEESILVLMGDSERLAHVWNPGEDNASELAEVEARLADRTGLIGVGAYKAGTPQRATLDTLIEADAKLYERLKAATPRPAGWTWEPTGETFAEWWAALDTGARNVYLRNMGVRVTYDKRPVPEQVSAGEKPRVHLELGEVRKMAEQVAVTGTIGTLTRNYTRLGEIGITHVDIDAGSGKAVFVTKSGERFELPLNIPEE, from the coding sequence ATGGATCCGCAGCACAAGCCGACACGCGCACTGATCGTCATCCGATTGTCCCGGCTGACTGATGAGACGACCAGTCCAGAGCGTCAGCTAGAGGCCTGCGAGCGCTTCTGTGCAGCTCGCGGCTGGGAAGTCGTGGGCGTGGCCGAGGATCTCGACGTGAGCGCTGGCACGACGTCGCCGTTCGAGCGACCGTCTCTGTCTCAGTGGATCGGCGACGGCAAGGACAACCCCGGACGCATCGGCGAGTTCGACACGGTCGTGTTCTACCGGGTGGACCGGCTCGTTCGACGAGTCCGGCACCTCCACGATGTCATCGCCTGGTCCGAGCGGTTCGATGTCAACATGGTGTCCGCGACCGAGTCGCATTTCGATCTGTCGACCACGATCGGCGCACTGATCGCCCAGCTCGTTGCCTCGTTCGCCGAGATGGAACTAGAAGGCATCAGCCAGCGCGCGACATCCGCGCATCGGCATAACGTCCAGCTCGGCAAGTTCGTAGGCGGATCTCCTCCGTTCGGGTACATGCCCGAGGAGACCCCGGACGGCTGGCGCCTGGTCCATGATCCCGATGTGGTGCCGATCATCCTCGAGGTTGTCGACCGGGTGCTCGAGGGTGAGCCGCTACGGAGGATCACAGACGATCTCAACGCACGCGGGGCGACCACGGCCCGAGACCTGGTCAAACAACGCAAGGGCAAGGAGACCGAGGGCCACAAATGGCACTCGAACGTGCTCAAGCGTCGACTGATGTCCCCGGCGATGCTGGGGTACGCGCTGCGCCGCGAGCCGCTCACCGACTCGAAGGGAAAGCCCAAGCTCAGCGCCAAGGGTGCGAAGTTGTACGGCCCGGAGGAGATCGTTCGCGGCCCCGACGGGCTGCCGGTACAGCGGGCAGAGCCGATCTTGCCCAAGCCACTGTTCGACCGGGTCGTCGCGGAGCTTGAGGCCCGCGAGCTGCAGAAGGAACCCACAAAGCGGATCAACTCGATGTTGCTGCGGGTGCTGTACTGCGGGGTTTGCGGACAGCCGGTGTATCGGGCAAAGGGCCAAGGCGGACGCTCGGACCGCTACCGGTGCCGGTCGATCCAGGACGGGGCCAACTGTGGCAACCCGTCGGTGTTGACCTACGAACTGGACGACCTCGTGGAGGAGTCGATCCTGGTTCTCATGGGCGACTCCGAGAGGCTCGCTCACGTCTGGAACCCAGGCGAGGACAACGCATCTGAGCTGGCCGAGGTCGAGGCCAGACTCGCTGACCGAACCGGCCTGATCGGTGTCGGTGCGTACAAGGCAGGCACTCCGCAGCGCGCCACACTCGACACGCTGATCGAGGCAGACGCCAAGCTCTACGAGCGGCTGAAAGCCGCCACACCACGGCCCGCCGGATGGACCTGGGAGCCGACCGGCGAGACGTTCGCCGAGTGGTGGGCAGCACTCGACACGGGTGCGAGGAACGTCTACCTCCGCAATATGGGTGTCAGGGTCACCTACGACAAGCGCCCAGTACCTGAGCAGGTAAGCGCTGGCGAGAAGCCGAGAGTTCACCTGGAGCTGGGCGAGGTGCGAAAGATGGCCGAGCAAGTCGCCGTGACAGGAACCATCGGAACCCTGACCAGGAACTACACCCGTCTGGGCGAGATCGGTATCACCCACGTCGACATCGACGCAGGAAGCGGCAAGGCAGTGTTCGTCACGAAGTCCGGTGAACGGTTCGAGCTGCCGCTGAACATCCCCGAGGAGTGA
- a CDS encoding amidohydrolase, with protein MRKLFHHEASPLDATATVFTGGTLRTVDADTEGAEAFLVYGNRFAAVGTAAECREEARRIGTRTTDVIDLAGATVVPGFVDPHAHPLMYGQMLSWVDCGPEKARTIPEIVALLREAAGNQPAGIPVRGYGYEHRNLVEGRHPTKEELDQVGTDREVYLMNASGHGGVVNTFTLELHGVTRDTPNPPGGEFFRDADGELTGELSDAACNILTGVNGVKVGHHGPNFHLEDEPEEHLRQLSVAQEKFLEGGVTTIGDCQVTRREFDMYLRLAEQGRLETRVSMYLLSHLLDHALDTGLHGAFGNSRLAFGGIKFYADGTLGGWTAYFPDGYVGDPCRTGQLYHEPADYAALIAKAHAVGLQTATHAQSPTAIDMVLDAIEAAQKAHPDADARHRIEHCGLPTPEQITRMHALGVYPVNQPQHYYNWGEGVTAAIGTPGERFNPLGEFVEADVPVTISSDAPVAEPKPLEAIQAAVTRITRQGHQLGSNALRLTAAQALTAHTLNGARALGRESELGSISPGKRADFVVLGADPLTVDPHTIADIEVRETWIDGELAHSTRSDLLSTTATTEDQP; from the coding sequence ATGCGCAAGCTGTTTCACCACGAGGCGTCCCCCCTCGACGCCACCGCCACCGTCTTCACCGGTGGCACGCTCCGCACCGTGGACGCAGACACCGAGGGCGCCGAGGCCTTCCTCGTCTACGGCAATCGCTTCGCCGCGGTCGGCACCGCTGCGGAATGTCGTGAGGAAGCGCGGAGGATCGGCACCCGGACGACGGACGTCATCGATCTCGCCGGGGCGACCGTCGTACCCGGGTTCGTCGATCCGCACGCCCACCCCCTGATGTACGGCCAGATGCTCAGCTGGGTGGACTGCGGCCCCGAGAAGGCACGCACCATTCCCGAGATCGTCGCACTGCTCCGGGAGGCGGCGGGGAACCAGCCTGCCGGGATCCCGGTGCGTGGGTACGGCTACGAGCACCGCAACCTCGTCGAGGGCCGTCATCCCACGAAGGAGGAACTCGATCAGGTCGGTACCGACCGCGAGGTCTACCTGATGAACGCCAGCGGCCACGGCGGCGTCGTCAACACGTTCACCCTCGAGCTCCACGGCGTCACCCGTGACACCCCGAATCCGCCCGGCGGCGAGTTCTTCCGCGACGCGGACGGCGAGCTGACCGGCGAACTGTCCGATGCCGCCTGCAACATCCTCACCGGCGTGAACGGCGTCAAGGTCGGTCATCACGGCCCGAACTTCCACCTCGAGGACGAACCCGAGGAGCATCTGCGGCAGCTCTCCGTGGCGCAGGAGAAGTTCCTCGAGGGCGGCGTCACCACGATCGGCGACTGCCAGGTGACGCGGCGCGAGTTCGACATGTACCTGCGACTGGCGGAGCAGGGCCGGCTCGAGACCCGGGTGAGCATGTACCTGCTCAGCCACCTGCTCGATCACGCGCTCGACACCGGGCTGCACGGTGCGTTCGGCAACTCACGTCTCGCGTTCGGCGGGATCAAGTTCTACGCCGACGGCACTCTCGGCGGTTGGACCGCCTACTTCCCTGATGGGTACGTGGGCGACCCGTGCCGGACCGGGCAGCTCTATCACGAGCCCGCCGACTATGCGGCGCTGATCGCGAAGGCACACGCCGTCGGCCTGCAGACTGCGACGCATGCGCAGTCGCCGACCGCGATCGACATGGTCCTCGACGCGATCGAGGCCGCGCAGAAGGCGCATCCCGACGCCGATGCCCGTCACCGCATCGAGCACTGCGGGTTGCCGACCCCCGAGCAGATCACGCGGATGCACGCACTCGGTGTGTACCCCGTCAACCAGCCGCAGCACTACTACAACTGGGGCGAGGGCGTGACCGCGGCCATCGGCACCCCGGGTGAGCGTTTCAATCCCCTGGGCGAATTCGTCGAAGCCGACGTACCGGTCACGATCAGTTCCGACGCACCCGTCGCCGAGCCCAAACCACTCGAGGCGATCCAGGCCGCCGTCACCCGCATCACCCGGCAGGGACATCAACTCGGCTCGAACGCATTGCGACTGACCGCCGCCCAGGCCCTCACCGCGCACACGCTGAACGGGGCCCGCGCGCTCGGACGGGAATCCGAACTCGGCAGCATCTCCCCCGGCAAGCGCGCCGATTTCGTGGTCCTCGGCGCCGACCCTCTCACCGTCGACCCGCACACCATTGCCGACATCGAGGTCCGTGAAACGTGGATCGACGGCGAATTGGCGCATTCCACCCGCAGCGACCTACTCTCGACCACTGCAACCACCGAGGATCAGCCATGA